A section of the Roseivirga sp. BDSF3-8 genome encodes:
- a CDS encoding NUDIX domain-containing protein yields the protein MKDLDKNPWQTLSGVEKYDNPWVNVTEYQVINPKGGEGIYGKVHFKNKALGIIPVDENGNTWLVGQYRYTLEEYTWEIPMGGGPVGEDILESARRELKEETGLSAARWENIMRLHTSTSVTDEEGFVFLALDLTQGETEFEETEDLLIRNLPLAEAIHMVMNQEITDAISVAGLLKVARMLDI from the coding sequence ATGAAAGATCTGGATAAGAACCCCTGGCAAACCCTGAGTGGTGTGGAGAAGTACGATAACCCTTGGGTAAATGTAACCGAGTATCAGGTGATCAATCCCAAAGGAGGTGAAGGTATTTATGGTAAGGTTCATTTTAAGAATAAAGCCCTGGGTATTATTCCTGTTGATGAAAACGGGAATACATGGCTGGTAGGCCAGTACAGATACACACTTGAAGAATACACCTGGGAGATACCCATGGGAGGAGGTCCGGTGGGCGAAGATATTCTTGAATCAGCCAGGCGTGAACTGAAAGAGGAGACGGGACTTTCCGCAGCACGGTGGGAAAATATCATGAGGCTTCATACTTCCACTTCAGTAACCGATGAGGAAGGCTTCGTATTTCTGGCATTAGATCTTACCCAGGGTGAAACTGAATTCGAAGAAACAGAAGATTTGCTCATCCGTAATCTTCCCCTGGCTGAAGCCATACATATGGTCATGAATCAGGAAATAACGGATGCAATCAGCGTAGCTGGCCTCCTTAAAGTGGCCCGTATGCTCGATATTTAA